A single genomic interval of Gammaproteobacteria bacterium harbors:
- the rplV gene encoding 50S ribosomal protein L22, with the protein MQAAAKLKNARISAQKCRLVADQVRGVPVDRALKILSFSPKKAARMIRKVLESAIANAEHNEGADIDELRVARIFVDQGPSLKRFEARAKGRGNRIIKRSSHITVAVAD; encoded by the coding sequence ATGCAGGCAGCAGCGAAACTGAAGAATGCGCGCATATCAGCCCAGAAATGCAGGCTGGTGGCCGATCAGGTGCGCGGCGTGCCGGTGGATCGCGCGCTTAAGATTCTTAGCTTCAGCCCTAAAAAGGCGGCCCGCATGATCAGGAAGGTGCTGGAATCGGCGATCGCCAACGCCGAGCACAATGAGGGCGCCGACATTGACGAGCTCCGGGTCGCCCGCATTTTTGTCGACCAGGGCCCGAGCCTCAAACGATTCGAGGCGCGCGCCAAAGGCCGTGGCAACCGCATAATCAAGCGCTCGAGCCACATTACCGTTGCGGTCGCGGACTGA
- the rpsC gene encoding 30S ribosomal protein S3 produces MGQKVHPTGFRLGISTDWTSKWYAEGSRYARFLNNDLAVRAFLKNKLSQASVSRIQIERPARSALITIHTARPGIVIGKKGEDVEALRREVARRMGLELNNVRINIEEIRKPEVDAQLVAEGIAQQLERRIMFRRAMKRAVGNAMRLGALGVKVAVAGRLNGAEIARSEWYREGRVPLHTLRAEIDYGFAEARTTYGVIGVKVWVFKGEVFESKATEQTPDLRATA; encoded by the coding sequence ATGGGACAAAAAGTACACCCGACGGGATTTCGCTTAGGGATCTCGACGGACTGGACATCGAAATGGTATGCCGAGGGCAGCCGCTACGCGCGGTTTCTGAACAACGATCTGGCGGTGCGTGCGTTCCTGAAAAACAAGCTGTCGCAGGCGTCTGTCAGCCGCATTCAGATTGAGCGGCCAGCGCGATCCGCCCTGATTACCATTCATACCGCGCGGCCCGGCATCGTCATCGGTAAGAAAGGTGAAGACGTTGAAGCGTTGCGGCGTGAGGTCGCCAGACGCATGGGGCTGGAGCTTAACAACGTGCGGATTAACATTGAGGAAATTCGCAAACCCGAGGTCGATGCGCAACTGGTCGCGGAGGGCATCGCGCAACAACTGGAGCGGCGTATCATGTTCCGTCGCGCCATGAAGCGCGCGGTCGGCAATGCCATGCGACTGGGCGCGCTCGGAGTGAAGGTGGCCGTAGCCGGGCGCCTGAACGGCGCCGAAATTGCGCGTTCGGAATGGTATCGTGAGGGCCGTGTGCCGCTACATACCTTGCGCGCGGAGATCGATTACGGCTTCGCCGAGGCGCGTACCACGTATGGCGTAATTGGCGTCAAGGTGTGGGTGTTCAAGGGCGAGGTGTTCGAATCCAAGGCGACCGAGCAGACCCCGGATTTGCGCGCCACAGCTTAA
- the rplP gene encoding 50S ribosomal protein L16: protein MLQPKRTKFRKQQKGRNRGLAMVGNKVSFGEFGLKATGRGRINARQIEAARRAMTRYVKRGGKIWIRIFPDKPVTKKPLEVRQGKGKGNVEYWVTQVQPGRMLYEMEGVDEDVAREALRLAAAKLPISTTFVIRTVM from the coding sequence ATGTTACAACCCAAGCGTACAAAATTTCGAAAGCAGCAAAAGGGCCGTAATCGCGGTCTGGCGATGGTCGGCAACAAGGTCAGCTTTGGCGAGTTTGGGCTCAAGGCGACCGGTCGCGGGCGCATCAACGCCCGGCAGATCGAGGCCGCGCGGCGTGCGATGACGCGTTATGTGAAGCGCGGTGGCAAGATCTGGATTCGCATCTTCCCGGACAAACCGGTGACCAAGAAACCGCTGGAAGTCCGTCAGGGCAAGGGCAAGGGCAACGTCGAGTACTGGGTCACCCAGGTTCAGCCCGGCCGCATGCTGTACGAAATGGAAGGTGTAGATGAAGACGTCGCACGCGAGGCTTTACGGCTGGCGGCGGCCAAGCTGCCGATCAGCACGACATTTGTTATTCGCACCGTAATGTGA
- the rpmC gene encoding 50S ribosomal protein L29, which produces MKISELRQKSASDLDKELLALLRAQFNLRMQRGMGQAPRHDQFAKLRHDIARIKTIMTERTASGSVSAAGGESK; this is translated from the coding sequence ATGAAGATAAGTGAACTGCGGCAGAAGTCCGCATCGGACCTGGATAAGGAACTGCTGGCGCTGTTGCGCGCGCAGTTCAATCTGCGCATGCAGCGTGGCATGGGCCAGGCGCCCCGGCACGATCAGTTCGCAAAGCTGCGCCACGATATCGCGCGGATCAAGACCATAATGACCGAACGCACCGCATCCGGCAGTGTGTCGGCGGCAGGCGGCGAGTCCAAATGA
- the rpsQ gene encoding 30S ribosomal protein S17 yields MSETNVANHVQRTLTGQVVSDKRDKTVTVRIDRQVRHPLYGKYMRRSSKLHVHDERNESKLGDKVSITQCRPFSKTKAWKLVQVLDKSSQ; encoded by the coding sequence ATGAGCGAAACGAACGTAGCAAACCACGTTCAGCGTACGCTGACCGGCCAGGTGGTCAGCGACAAGCGGGACAAGACGGTTACGGTAAGAATTGACCGGCAGGTACGGCATCCGCTGTACGGCAAATACATGCGCCGTTCGAGCAAGCTGCATGTGCACGACGAGCGCAATGAGAGCAAGCTTGGTGACAAGGTGTCGATTACCCAGTGCCGTCCGTTTTCCAAGACCAAGGCCTGGAAGCTGGTTCAGGTGCTCGACAAGAGTTCCCAGTAG
- the rplN gene encoding 50S ribosomal protein L14, with translation MIQTETVLEAADNSGARKLQCIKVLGGSKRRYAHIGDIIKVSVKDAIPRGRVKKGEVYSAVVVRTAKGVRRTDGSLVRFDRNAAVLLNNQLQPIGTRIFGPVTRELRGERFMKIISLAPEVL, from the coding sequence ATGATTCAGACTGAAACGGTCCTGGAAGCCGCCGACAACAGCGGTGCGCGCAAGCTCCAGTGTATAAAAGTGCTGGGCGGTTCTAAGCGGCGTTACGCGCACATCGGCGATATCATCAAGGTCAGCGTCAAGGACGCGATTCCGCGCGGGCGGGTCAAGAAGGGCGAGGTATACAGCGCCGTGGTGGTGCGTACCGCCAAAGGCGTGCGACGCACCGATGGTTCGCTGGTCCGTTTCGACCGCAACGCGGCGGTGTTGTTGAACAACCAGTTACAGCCGATCGGCACTCGCATCTTCGGACCGGTGACGCGCGAACTGCGCGGCGAGCGCTTCATGAAGATTATTTCGCTGGCGCCCGAGGTTCTGTAA
- the rplX gene encoding 50S ribosomal protein L24: protein MNRLKKGDDVIVISGRDKGRRGTVLRVLRNDRVVVENVNVAKKHTKPNPQRGVGGGIVERELSIHGSNLMLFNPATGKGGRIGFRFLEDGRKVRFFKANDEVVDA from the coding sequence ATGAACAGATTGAAAAAAGGCGACGACGTGATTGTCATCTCCGGCAGGGACAAGGGCCGGCGTGGCACCGTGTTGCGCGTGCTGCGCAATGATCGGGTCGTGGTCGAGAACGTTAACGTCGCCAAAAAGCACACCAAGCCCAACCCGCAGCGCGGTGTGGGCGGTGGCATCGTGGAGCGCGAATTGTCGATACACGGCTCCAACTTGATGCTGTTCAACCCGGCCACGGGCAAGGGTGGACGGATCGGCTTTCGGTTTCTCGAAGACGGTCGCAAAGTCCGCTTTTTCAAAGCCAATGACGAAGTGGTTGACGCCTAG
- the rplE gene encoding 50S ribosomal protein L5: protein MTRLHEQYRDQVRKQLAERFGYANVMQVPRFTKITLNMGLGEAVGDKKIVDHAVEDMTRIAGQKPVVTVARKSIAGFNIREGWPIGCKVTLRRARMFEFLDRLINIAIPRIRDFRGLSPRGFDGRGNYNMGVREQIIFPEIEYDKIDVLRGMDIAIGTSARSNDEARALLEAFNFPFRRPAGGQG, encoded by the coding sequence ATGACGCGCTTGCACGAACAATACCGGGATCAGGTCCGCAAACAGCTTGCGGAACGCTTCGGCTATGCAAACGTAATGCAGGTGCCGCGCTTCACCAAGATCACCTTGAACATGGGGCTTGGCGAAGCGGTGGGCGACAAGAAAATTGTCGACCACGCGGTCGAGGACATGACGCGCATCGCGGGGCAAAAGCCGGTCGTGACGGTCGCGCGCAAGTCGATCGCGGGCTTCAATATTCGTGAAGGTTGGCCCATCGGCTGCAAGGTCACGCTGCGCCGTGCGCGCATGTTCGAGTTTCTCGACCGGCTGATCAATATCGCGATTCCGCGCATCCGCGATTTCCGGGGCTTGAGCCCCAGGGGCTTCGACGGACGCGGCAATTACAACATGGGTGTGCGCGAGCAGATCATCTTTCCGGAGATCGAATACGACAAGATCGATGTGCTGCGAGGGATGGACATTGCGATCGGCACCAGCGCGCGTAGCAACGATGAAGCGCGCGCGTTGCTCGAAGCCTTCAATTTTCCGTTCCGGCGACCAGCCGGCGGTCAGGGATAG
- the rpsN gene encoding 30S ribosomal protein S14 has protein sequence MAKTSMIERERKRELIVKRFAKKRAAIKATIGDTNASLEEKRAAQVQLRKLPRDSSPVRQRNRCALTGRPHGFYRKFGLGRNKLREAAMRGDVPGLVKSSW, from the coding sequence ATGGCAAAGACGTCGATGATTGAGCGCGAACGCAAACGCGAACTGATTGTGAAGCGCTTCGCCAAGAAGCGCGCCGCGATCAAGGCCACGATTGGCGACACGAACGCATCGCTCGAAGAAAAACGGGCAGCGCAGGTGCAGTTGCGCAAGCTGCCGCGCGACTCCAGCCCTGTGCGTCAGCGCAACCGCTGCGCATTGACCGGCCGCCCGCATGGCTTTTATCGCAAGTTCGGTTTGGGCCGCAACAAGCTGCGCGAAGCCGCCATGCGCGGGGACGTGCCCGGTCTGGTTAAATCGAGCTGGTGA
- the rpsH gene encoding 30S ribosomal protein S8 yields the protein MSMSDPISDMLTRIRNGQTAAKVQVSMPSSRIKLAVAEVLKREGYVQDFSVEQRDNKPELSVVLKYHLGKPVIEMIRRVSRPGLRVYRGVQEIPRVSGGFGIAIVSTPQGVMSDRAARAAGHGGEVLCFVA from the coding sequence ATGAGTATGAGCGACCCAATCTCCGACATGCTGACCCGCATCCGCAATGGTCAGACGGCGGCCAAGGTGCAGGTCAGCATGCCCTCCTCGCGCATCAAGCTCGCGGTAGCCGAGGTGCTGAAGCGGGAGGGTTATGTGCAGGACTTTTCCGTGGAGCAGCGGGACAACAAACCCGAGCTGTCGGTCGTGCTCAAGTATCATCTCGGCAAGCCTGTTATCGAGATGATCAGGCGCGTAAGCCGTCCGGGCCTGCGAGTGTACCGTGGCGTGCAGGAGATCCCGCGGGTAAGCGGCGGCTTTGGCATCGCCATCGTATCGACCCCGCAGGGCGTCATGAGCGATCGCGCGGCGCGCGCGGCCGGTCATGGCGGCGAAGTGCTCTGTTTCGTAGCCTAA
- the rplF gene encoding 50S ribosomal protein L6 encodes MSRVAKNPVVIPAGVEVSIAGRTVDVKGPKGAMQFNVHRRVTVAQQKDGVLFDSKPQVDSGMMMAGTMRALFNNMVQGVSQGFERKLELVGVGYRASVRGNTLNLTLGYSHPIEYPMPEGVSVETPTQTEVIVRGIDKQLVGHVAAQIRDFRRPEPYKGKGVKYAGERIVRKEAKKK; translated from the coding sequence ATGTCTAGAGTTGCCAAAAATCCGGTTGTCATTCCCGCGGGTGTGGAGGTCAGCATTGCCGGCCGCACCGTAGACGTCAAGGGCCCGAAAGGCGCGATGCAGTTCAATGTCCACCGGCGCGTGACCGTCGCTCAGCAAAAAGACGGCGTGTTGTTCGATTCAAAGCCGCAAGTGGACTCCGGCATGATGATGGCCGGCACCATGCGCGCGTTATTCAATAACATGGTGCAAGGGGTAAGTCAGGGGTTCGAGCGCAAACTGGAACTGGTGGGCGTCGGTTATCGCGCCTCGGTACGGGGTAACACGCTCAATCTGACCTTGGGATACTCGCACCCCATTGAATATCCGATGCCGGAAGGCGTCTCGGTCGAAACCCCGACGCAGACCGAAGTGATCGTACGTGGCATCGACAAGCAACTGGTCGGACATGTCGCCGCGCAGATTCGGGATTTTCGCCGGCCGGAACCTTACAAGGGCAAGGGCGTCAAGTATGCGGGCGAACGCATCGTCCGCAAGGAAGCCAAAAAGAAATAG
- the rplR gene encoding 50S ribosomal protein L18, translating to MDKRLTRMRRSQRARHRIRILQAHRLCVHRTPRHIYAQLIAPGGASVLACASSLEGEVKQGLANTGNVQAAIRVGKLIAERARSKGITRIAFDRAGFKYHGRIKALADAAREGGLEF from the coding sequence TTGGACAAACGACTTACCCGCATGCGACGCTCACAACGGGCGCGCCACAGGATACGCATCTTGCAGGCGCATCGGTTGTGCGTGCATCGCACGCCGAGACACATCTATGCGCAGCTAATCGCGCCCGGCGGCGCGAGCGTGCTGGCGTGCGCCTCTTCGCTGGAAGGCGAGGTCAAGCAGGGGCTCGCAAACACCGGTAATGTGCAGGCCGCGATCCGGGTCGGAAAACTGATCGCCGAACGCGCTAGGTCGAAAGGCATAACACGTATCGCTTTTGACCGCGCGGGTTTCAAGTACCACGGTCGCATCAAGGCCCTGGCGGACGCGGCGCGCGAGGGCGGCCTGGAGTTCTAA
- the rpsE gene encoding 30S ribosomal protein S5 has product MAQSDGNKVTDGMQEKLITVNRVAKVVKGGRQFGFTALAVVGDGQGRVGFGYCKAREVPLAIQKAMEKARKNLMHVPLNEGTLYYPVTSRHGAAKVHMQPASNGTGIIAGGAMRAVFEVLGVHNVLAKVIGSRNSINVVRATMKGLTNMQAPEFFAAKRGMTVDTMLGARVDDQAA; this is encoded by the coding sequence ATGGCTCAAAGCGACGGCAATAAAGTTACCGATGGCATGCAGGAAAAACTGATCACGGTCAACCGTGTGGCCAAGGTCGTCAAGGGCGGCCGGCAATTCGGGTTTACCGCGCTGGCGGTCGTCGGCGACGGTCAGGGAAGGGTAGGCTTCGGTTACTGCAAGGCGCGCGAGGTGCCGCTGGCCATACAGAAGGCGATGGAAAAGGCGCGCAAGAACCTTATGCACGTGCCGTTGAATGAAGGCACGCTGTATTATCCGGTCACGTCGCGTCACGGCGCCGCCAAGGTGCACATGCAGCCGGCCTCGAACGGCACCGGGATCATCGCCGGTGGCGCGATGCGCGCCGTGTTCGAGGTGCTGGGTGTGCACAACGTGCTGGCCAAGGTGATTGGTTCGCGCAATTCGATCAACGTGGTGCGTGCCACCATGAAGGGGTTGACCAACATGCAGGCGCCCGAGTTTTTCGCGGCCAAGCGGGGCATGACGGTGGATACAATGCTGGGGGCGCGGGTCGATGACCAGGCAGCTTAA
- the rpmD gene encoding 50S ribosomal protein L30, producing the protein MTRQLKVTLVRSLIGRMENHRACARGLGIRRIHNPVMVSDTPQNRGMIEKIKYMLKVEGP; encoded by the coding sequence ATGACCAGGCAGCTTAAGGTAACGCTGGTGCGCAGTCTGATCGGACGGATGGAAAATCATCGCGCCTGCGCGCGGGGCCTGGGTATTCGACGGATACATAATCCCGTGATGGTGTCAGATACACCGCAAAACCGCGGCATGATCGAAAAGATCAAATACATGCTGAAAGTGGAAGGGCCCTAA
- the rplO gene encoding 50S ribosomal protein L15: MKLNTLQPGKGSRSSPKRLGRGIGSGLGKTCGRGHKGQRARAGGYHKVGFEGGQMPLQRRLPKFGFVSKSKRDREELRLDRLNSIDAETIDLAVLKAQGAIAPRTTRVKIIASGALTKAVAINGVAVTRGARAAIEAAGGTVTPAIDPAAIEKDTGRTADQ; this comes from the coding sequence GTGAAACTTAATACCCTGCAACCCGGGAAAGGCAGCCGATCCAGCCCCAAGCGCTTGGGTCGCGGTATCGGCAGCGGTCTGGGCAAAACCTGCGGCCGAGGCCACAAGGGCCAGCGTGCACGCGCCGGCGGCTATCACAAGGTGGGCTTCGAGGGCGGCCAGATGCCGCTGCAACGGCGGTTGCCCAAGTTCGGGTTTGTGTCGAAGAGTAAGCGCGATCGTGAAGAATTGCGTCTGGACCGACTGAATTCGATTGACGCGGAGACGATCGATCTCGCTGTGCTCAAGGCACAGGGAGCGATCGCACCCCGAACCACCAGGGTCAAGATCATCGCGTCCGGCGCGCTGACCAAAGCGGTAGCCATTAATGGTGTTGCGGTCACCCGCGGGGCGCGCGCGGCGATCGAGGCGGCGGGCGGTACGGTGACACCCGCGATTGATCCCGCCGCGATTGAGAAAGACACGGGCCGCACAGCGGACCAGTAA
- the secY gene encoding preprotein translocase subunit SecY, whose amino-acid sequence MASSTSAMGASFGGLGKVTELRKRLLFVLVALVVYRIGTFIPVPGINPESMAQFFDQQSGTILDMFNMFSGGALERLSIFALGIMPYISASIIVQLMTAVVPALKEIKKEGESGRRKIIQYTRYGTLGLATFQAIGVSVALQGQGVAIHTGYAFIFTSVVTLVTGTMFLMWLGEQITERGIGNGISIIIFAGIVAGLPSAIGGTLELASTGELSAAFVILLFALAIAVTGAVVFVERGQRRITVNYAKRQQGRKLYAAQSSHLPLKLNMAGVIPPIFASSIILFPATLGQWFGRADGMSWLQDLSTALSPGQPLYVAFYAAAIVFFCFFYTAIVFDSRETADNLKKSGAFIPGIRPGDQTARYIDGVMTRLTAVGAIYITLVCLLPEFLILAWNVPFYFGGTSLLIIVVVVMDFMAQVQAQLMSHQYEGLMKKANLKSYGKSGLLR is encoded by the coding sequence ATGGCGTCATCTACTTCCGCAATGGGCGCGTCATTCGGCGGCCTTGGCAAGGTCACCGAACTGCGCAAGCGGCTGCTGTTCGTGCTGGTGGCGCTGGTCGTCTATCGCATCGGCACGTTCATCCCGGTGCCCGGCATCAACCCTGAGTCCATGGCGCAGTTCTTCGATCAGCAGAGCGGCACCATCCTGGACATGTTCAATATGTTCTCTGGCGGCGCGCTGGAGCGGTTGTCGATCTTCGCGCTCGGCATCATGCCGTACATCTCGGCGTCCATTATCGTGCAGTTGATGACGGCCGTGGTGCCCGCGCTGAAGGAAATCAAAAAAGAGGGCGAATCCGGTCGCCGCAAGATTATTCAGTACACGCGGTACGGCACCCTGGGGCTTGCGACGTTTCAGGCGATCGGCGTCTCAGTTGCGTTGCAGGGTCAGGGTGTGGCGATCCACACGGGTTACGCATTCATTTTCACCTCCGTGGTGACCCTCGTGACCGGCACCATGTTTCTGATGTGGCTGGGTGAGCAGATCACCGAGCGCGGCATCGGCAACGGCATATCGATCATTATCTTTGCAGGCATCGTTGCCGGCCTGCCCTCGGCCATAGGTGGTACTCTGGAACTGGCCAGCACCGGCGAGTTGTCCGCAGCTTTTGTGATTCTGCTGTTCGCGCTCGCGATCGCGGTCACCGGTGCCGTGGTATTCGTCGAACGGGGTCAGCGGCGTATCACGGTCAATTACGCGAAACGGCAGCAGGGGCGCAAACTGTACGCGGCGCAGAGCAGTCATCTGCCGCTGAAACTGAACATGGCGGGCGTGATTCCGCCAATTTTCGCCTCCAGCATTATTCTGTTTCCCGCGACCCTGGGTCAGTGGTTCGGGCGCGCCGACGGCATGAGCTGGCTGCAGGATTTGTCGACCGCGCTGAGTCCCGGCCAACCGCTGTACGTGGCTTTCTATGCGGCGGCGATCGTGTTTTTCTGTTTTTTCTATACCGCCATCGTGTTCGATTCGCGTGAGACAGCGGATAATCTCAAGAAATCGGGCGCGTTCATTCCCGGCATCCGGCCTGGTGACCAGACCGCGCGGTATATCGATGGCGTAATGACCCGACTGACCGCGGTCGGCGCAATTTATATCACCCTGGTGTGTCTGCTGCCGGAGTTCCTGATTCTGGCGTGGAACGTGCCCTTTTACTTCGGTGGTACATCGCTGCTGATCATCGTCGTGGTAGTGATGGACTTTATGGCGCAGGTGCAGGCGCAACTGATGTCGCACCAGTACGAGGGTCTGATGAAAAAGGCCAACCTCAAGAGTTATGGCAAATCGGGACTGCTGCGATAA
- the rpmJ gene encoding 50S ribosomal protein L36, with the protein MKVQASVKRICRNCKVIRRNGVVRVICPNPRHKQRQG; encoded by the coding sequence ATGAAAGTACAGGCTTCGGTTAAACGGATTTGTCGCAACTGCAAGGTGATACGCCGTAACGGCGTCGTGCGCGTCATCTGCCCCAACCCGCGACACAAGCAGCGGCAAGGGTGA
- the rpsM gene encoding 30S ribosomal protein S13, translated as MARIAGINIPVQKHTAIALMSIYGIGGTRARAICESAGVQPTIKVKDLSEVEIDKLRTEVGKYPVEGDLRRDVTMNIKRLMDLGCYRGIRHRRGLPLRGQRTRTNARTRKGPRRAIRK; from the coding sequence ATGGCGCGCATCGCAGGTATCAATATCCCGGTTCAGAAGCACACTGCAATCGCCCTGATGTCGATATACGGGATCGGCGGCACCCGCGCGCGCGCCATCTGCGAGAGCGCCGGTGTGCAGCCAACGATCAAGGTCAAGGATTTGAGCGAGGTCGAGATCGACAAGCTGCGTACGGAAGTTGGCAAGTATCCCGTCGAAGGTGATTTGCGCCGCGACGTCACCATGAACATCAAGCGGCTGATGGATCTGGGCTGTTATCGCGGCATCCGTCATCGGCGCGGCCTGCCATTGCGCGGGCAGCGCACACGGACCAACGCGCGCACGCGCAAAGGCCCGCGTCGCGCCATTCGAAAATAA
- the rpsK gene encoding 30S ribosomal protein S11: MAKAPVRSRKKVKKIVSDGVAHINASFNNTIITISDRQGNTLCWATSGGSGFRGSRKSTPFAAQVAAETAGKAALEFGLKNLEVMVKGPGPGRESAVRALNNVGFKVTNINDVTPIPHNGCRPPKRRRV; the protein is encoded by the coding sequence ATGGCTAAAGCACCGGTACGCTCGCGCAAGAAAGTCAAGAAGATCGTCTCGGACGGTGTGGCGCATATCAATGCGTCGTTCAACAATACCATCATCACCATCAGCGATCGACAGGGCAACACCTTGTGCTGGGCGACATCGGGAGGATCCGGTTTTCGTGGGTCCCGCAAGAGCACCCCGTTCGCCGCGCAGGTAGCGGCTGAAACCGCGGGCAAGGCTGCGCTGGAGTTCGGTCTCAAAAACCTGGAAGTGATGGTTAAGGGACCGGGGCCGGGGCGCGAATCGGCGGTACGCGCGCTTAACAACGTCGGTTTCAAGGTCACCAACATCAACGACGTGACGCCCATTCCTCACAATGGCTGCCGTCCGCCCAAACGACGCCGCGTGTAG
- the rpsD gene encoding 30S ribosomal protein S4, with amino-acid sequence MARYLGPKCKLSRREGADLLLKSRTRALDTKCKLDKIPGQHGDRRTRISDYGLQLREKQKLRRIYGVLERQFRNYYKTASRSKGATGERLLQLLECRLDNVVYRMGFSATRAEARQLVRHKAMSVNGQVVNIPSFTVNGGDVVAVREKARKQLRIQDALNVAEQYGMPEWVEVDPKKMEGVFKATPERDELPPDINESLVVELYSK; translated from the coding sequence ATGGCGCGATATCTGGGACCGAAATGCAAACTAAGCCGCCGCGAAGGCGCTGATCTGTTGCTCAAGAGTCGGACGCGGGCGCTCGATACCAAGTGCAAGCTGGACAAGATTCCCGGCCAGCATGGCGATCGACGCACACGTATATCCGATTACGGTCTGCAGTTGCGCGAAAAACAAAAACTGCGCCGTATCTACGGCGTGCTGGAGCGTCAGTTCCGCAACTACTATAAGACCGCTTCGCGCTCCAAAGGAGCGACCGGCGAGCGTCTGCTGCAGTTGCTGGAATGCCGGCTCGATAACGTCGTGTACCGTATGGGTTTCTCGGCCACCCGGGCAGAGGCGCGGCAACTGGTGCGGCACAAGGCGATGTCGGTCAATGGTCAGGTCGTCAACATCCCTTCCTTTACCGTCAATGGCGGGGACGTGGTGGCGGTGCGCGAAAAAGCCAGGAAACAGCTTCGCATTCAGGATGCCCTGAACGTCGCGGAACAATACGGCATGCCCGAGTGGGTGGAAGTCGATCCTAAGAAGATGGAAGGTGTTTTCAAGGCGACACCAGAGCGCGACGAACTTCCGCCGGATATCAACGAGTCGCTGGTGGTCGAGCTTTACTCCAAGTGA
- the rpoA gene encoding DNA-directed RNA polymerase subunit alpha, with translation MAAKVEELLRPRFVAVQAAGPKNAKVVLEPLERGFGHTLGNALRRILLSSIPGCAVVEASIEGVLHEYTTIEGVQEDVIDILLNLKGLAIRMHGRDEASLTLRKQGPGVVTAGDVTTGHDVEIVNSDHVIAHLTKGAELAMTLKIARGRGYQPASVRRSDEERALGSLLLDASFSPVRRVAYTVESARVEQRTDLDKLVIELETDGTVDPEDIIRRAANILQGQLSVFVDLKGDEQSVQARGESELDPILVRPVDDLELTVRSANCLKAEDIHYIGDLIQRTEVELLKTPNLGKKSLTEIKDVLGSHGLSLGMRLENWPPPSLRAEKEKKSTAA, from the coding sequence ATGGCAGCCAAGGTTGAAGAACTGCTGCGGCCCCGATTCGTCGCTGTTCAGGCGGCGGGCCCGAAGAACGCCAAAGTCGTGCTCGAGCCTCTGGAACGCGGCTTCGGACACACATTAGGCAACGCGTTGCGACGCATTTTGCTGTCGTCCATTCCGGGTTGCGCCGTGGTGGAAGCCAGCATTGAGGGCGTGTTGCACGAATACACCACGATCGAGGGCGTGCAGGAAGACGTCATCGATATTCTGCTTAATCTTAAAGGTCTTGCCATCCGCATGCACGGCAGGGATGAAGCCAGCCTCACCTTGCGCAAGCAGGGGCCCGGAGTGGTCACGGCGGGCGATGTCACGACCGGGCACGATGTTGAGATCGTCAATTCCGACCATGTGATCGCGCACCTGACCAAGGGCGCTGAACTCGCCATGACGTTAAAGATTGCGCGTGGCCGCGGTTATCAGCCCGCCTCCGTGCGTCGTTCCGACGAAGAACGTGCGCTCGGAAGTCTATTGCTGGACGCGAGTTTCAGCCCTGTGCGGCGCGTGGCGTATACTGTCGAGAGCGCGCGCGTGGAACAGCGTACCGATCTGGACAAGCTCGTGATCGAACTCGAAACCGACGGCACGGTCGATCCCGAAGACATCATCCGGCGGGCCGCGAACATTTTGCAGGGGCAATTATCCGTGTTCGTCGATCTCAAAGGTGACGAGCAGAGCGTACAGGCGCGCGGCGAATCGGAGCTGGATCCAATTCTGGTGCGTCCGGTGGATGATCTGGAACTCACCGTGCGCTCGGCAAATTGTCTTAAGGCCGAGGACATCCATTACATCGGCGACCTGATTCAGCGCACCGAAGTCGAGCTTTTGAAAACGCCGAATCTGGGCAAGAAGTCGCTGACCGAAATCAAGGACGTGCTGGGTTCACACGGGTTGTCGCTTGGCATGCGGCTGGAAAACTGGCCACCGCCCAGCCTGCGCGCCGAGAAAGAGAAAAAGTCCACCGCGGCGTAA